The proteins below are encoded in one region of Catharus ustulatus isolate bCatUst1 chromosome 21, bCatUst1.pri.v2, whole genome shotgun sequence:
- the REXO4 gene encoding RNA exonuclease 4, giving the protein MAKESPAEPPATGPTGAACGKSKKRRKKRKALGEAVAASKGPGMAAVGPPRNPQEFSSNWKALQELLKQKANNSNKPISTGQTETKKKQPLKAVKNPQVPAVNGNGNVVKAKSTNKMNKMDSGSAKASPPLAKPVSKKVTANKNLNGTKSTGKGCKEKKKNGIVVKEKDELKHKRMKTEEHVEQQPKEADIWFDDVDPKDIEAAIGPEAAKIARRNLGLETEQSQSVEQVLVKEKAFDGLTRAVAMDCEMVGVGPKGEDSIVARVSIVNQFGKCVYDKYVKPTEKVTDYRTAVSGIRPQNINTGEDFKTVQKEVAEILKGRILVGHALRNDLQVLLLDHPQKKIRDTQRYKPFKERVKSSSPSLKLLCEKLLNIQVQTAEHCSIQDAQAAMRLYTLEKKKWEAAIRNKTNNKKRKT; this is encoded by the exons ATGGCCAAGGAGAGTCCTGCGGAGCCGCCGGCGACGGGGCCGACCGGTGCGGCCTGCGGGAAGAgcaagaagaggaggaagaagaggaaggcCCTCGGGGAAGCGGTGGCCGCATCCAAAGGCCCCGGCATGGCGGCTGTGGGTCCCCCCCGCAACCCCCAGGAGTTCTCCTCCAACTGGAAGGCGctgcaggag CTGCTGAAACAGAAGGCGAATAACTCCAACAAACCCATCTCTACGGGTCAAACAGAGACCAAAAAGAAGCAGCCACTCAAAGCAGTCAAAAACCCACAAGTCCCAGCAGTCAATGGGAATGGCAATGTGGTAAAGGCCAAATCcacaaataaaatgaataaaatggaCAGTGGTTCTGCTAAAGCCAGTCCTCCTTTGGCCAAGCCAGTATCCAAGAAGGTTACAGCAAATAAGAACTTAAATGGCACCAAAAGCACTGGGAAAGggtgcaaagaaaaaaagaaaaatggcattGTTGTGAAGGAGAAGGATGAGCTGAAACATAAGAGGATGAAAACTGAGGAACATGTGGAGCAGCAGCCCAAAGA GGCTGACATCTGGTTTGATGATGTTGATCCAAAAGATATTGAAGCAGCAATAGGGCCTGAAGCAGCAAAAATTGCCAGAAGGAACCTGGGACTTGAAACAGAGCAATCCCAGTCTGTGGAGCAGGTGCTGGTTAAGGAGAAGGCTTTTGATGG GCTGACCAGAGCCGTGGCCATGGACTGTGAGATGGTGGGGGTGGGCCCCAAGGGCGAGGACAGCATCGTGGCTCGGGTGTCCATCGTCAACCAGTTTGGAAAGTGTGTTTATGACAAGTATGTCAAGCCCACAGAGAAGGTGACAGACTACAGGACAGCTGTCAGTGGCATACGGCCTCAGAATATAAACACAG GTGAAGACTTTAAAACAGTTCAGAAGGAGGTGGCTGAGATCCTGAAGGGAAGGATTTTAGTTGGCCACGCCTTACGGAATGATCTACAG GTCCTACTTCTTGATCATCCTCAGAAGAAGatcagggacacacagagataCAAACCTTTCAAAGAGAGAGTCAAA agTTCCAGTCCATCCCTGAAGCtgctctgtgagaagctgctcaATATTCAGGTGCAGACAGCAGAGCACTGCTCG ATCCAGGATGCACAAGCAGCTATGAGACTTTACAccttggagaaaaagaaatgggaagcTGCTATTAGGAACAAAACTAACAACAAAAAACGTAAAACTTAA
- the STKLD1 gene encoding serine/threonine kinase-like domain-containing protein STKLD1 → MEKYEVLELLPPGALGTVLRAQLKTAQGAHEKYAIKQVECIDQHQANVALKEAMDLLKLHHCNICTYKELFVTWNNEVSSLFLCLVMQHSGQGDLSALIKEKRQKSEKITHRVVQRFLGQMVDALFYIHKQNIWHRNLKPSNILVTGEASFMLSDFSTETLMKDELKWKIRVEEENKSWMAPETLEFSFTEKSDIWSLGCVLLDMLSCFVLNAQEINSLLQDIRGDSSCLVGVLTLMQDEERSYFPFFPILLMMLQIEPSMRPTARDLVTLPFIGKCLTVAGDTSIKLKMSLSPTIRDLLFQGGVESVLEFMQASWDIEEVQAEGIQHLASFVKDRSAFPYLLTCTEVITLAMKTHTDSQDLQVEGCTLLLEILSQALEQGVMMALDESVASCLLHTVRKHSENEEFLSMLCTLLMMVSASEVAAENLRRVGIIPDLLSILRRFLHNDKICLSGCAVLWSLAVSGNSEDNADQAVLDSAVPVTCAVLQNHLQNGVVAESACSALWALALQGCLTDSDYEPTAALLLDALRMNPERAVLVKNGSLALASLVRLSETAALAILLDSKGSGVELIKHEYHLHCEEPGVAEALCLLMNEMVQYDEVMLDMRSQKMEKLLSEIKLQFPFSTEIQTLVNATLSKLRKEKRFV, encoded by the exons ATGGAAAAATATGAG gtgctggagctgctcccgcCCGGGGCACTGGGCACGGTGCTGAGAGCTCAGCTGAAAACAGCCCAGGGTGCCCACGAGAAGTATGCAATAAAGCAG GTTGAATGCATTGACCAACACCAAGCAAATGTGGCCTTGAAGGAG GCAATGGATTTGCTAAAACTCCACCATTGTAACATCTGTACTTACAAGGAATTGTTTGTGACTTGGAATAACGAG GTCTCATCTCTGTTCCTCTGCCTGGTTATGCAGCACTCAGGCCAAGGAGATCTTTCAGCTCTAATCAAGGAAAAGAGGCAGAAGTCAGAAAAGATAACACACAGg GTGGTTCAGAGGTTCCTGGGACAGATGGTGGATGCTTTGTTTTACAtacacaaacaaaatatttggcaCAG AAATCTCAAGCCATCAAACATCCTTGTGACTGGTGAAGCATCCTTCATGCTGAGTGACTTCAGTACTGAAACACTTATGAAAGATgagctgaaatggaaaataagagtGGAAGAAG AAAACAAGTCTTGGATGGCTCCAGAAACATTGGAGTTTTCTTTCACTGAGAAATCTGACATCTGGTCTCTGGGCTGTGTCCTCCTTGATATGCTGAGCTGCTTTGTTCTGAAT gCACAAGAGATCAATTCCTTGCTGCAGGATatcagaggggacagcagctgccTTGTGGGAGTCCTGACCCTGATGCAGGATGAAGAAAGAagctattttcctttctttccaatTTTATTGATGATGCTGCAGATTGAGCCCAGCATGAGACCCACAGCAAG GGATCTGGTCACTCTTCCATTTATTGGGAAATGTCTGACTGTTGCTGGTGACACCTCAATAAAACTGAAGATGTCTCTGTCTCCCACAATAAGAGATTTGCTCTTTCAGGGAGGAGTTGAAAGTGTTCTAG AATTCATGCAGGCTTCCTGGGATATTGAAGAAGTCCAGGCTGAGGGCATTCAGCACCTTGCCAGCTTTGTAAAGGATAGAAGTG CATTCCCCTATCTGCTAACATGCACAGAAGTGATCACTCTTGCCATGAAGACTCACACAGATTCTCAGGATTTACAAGTAGAAGGCTGCACTTTATTGCTTGAAATTCTTAGTCAAG ctctggagcagggggTGATGATGGCCCTGGATGAGAGTGTGGCCAGCTGCCTGTTACACACAGTGAGGAAACATTCTGAAAATGAAGAGTTCCTGTCAATGCTCTGCACATTACTGATGATGGTTTCAGCCAGTG aGGTAGCTGCAGAGAACCTAAGGAGAGTTGGAATCATTCCAGACCTTCTGTCAATTTTAAGACGTTTTCTTCATAATGACAAGATCTGCCTCTCTGGCTGTGCCGTTCTCTGGAGCTTGGCTGTGAGTG GTAATTCAGAGGATAATGCAGACCAAGCAGTGCTGgacagtgctgtccctgtcacctgtgcAGTGCTTCAGAACCACCTGCAGAATGGAGTCGTTGCAGAGtctgcctgctcagctctgtgggcACTGGCTCTCCAAG gttGTTTAACTGACAGTGACTatgagcccacagcagcacttCTGCTGGATGCACTCAGGATGAACCCAGaaagagcagtgctggtgaAGAATGGCAGCCTGGCATTAGCCAGCCTTGTGAGGCTCTCAG aaactgcagctctggcaaTTCTGCTGGACTCAAAAGGCAGTGGAGTAGAGCTGATCAAACATGAGTATCACCTTCACTGTGAGGAGCCAGGGGTGGCAgaagctctgtgcctgctgatGAACGAGATGGTTCAGTATG ATGAGGTCATGCTGGATATGAGGtctcagaaaatggaaaagctgctgtCTGAAATAAAACTCCAATTTCCATTTAGCACG GAGATTCAGACCCTGGTGAATGCAACACTTTCGAAACTGAGGAAGGAAAAACGCTTTGTCTAA